Within the Desulfatibacillum aliphaticivorans DSM 15576 genome, the region TGTCTTTTCCGGCGGCGTCGATCAGTTTCTTGGTTTCCTCCTCCACCTTTTCAGGCGTGGCGGTGAGAATCATGGAAACCGGGAATCCGCCGGCGATGCACACTTTGCCGCCCAAAACTTCGGCGGCCTTGGTCATGTCGGTGCGGTCGAACAGGTACATGCAGCGGATGTCGGATGTGTCCGCCAGGTATTCCAGGCGCTGGTTGTATCCGCCTTCCACAAAGCATCCGGGGATGCATCCCGCTTCAGCCAGGCCGTACATGACCTTTTTCAGGGTCGGCCAATAGAATTTTTCGAACTGAGCGTTGGACATGAATCCGTCCGCCCCTTTGTGCAACGGAATAAACACGATGGGGTTGTTATTGGCCACAGCGCCGGCGACGCCTGCGTCGATCATGGGCTGCACCAGCCTTTCCACGGCTTCCAGAACCATGTCGGGCTTGCGGTACAGGTCCATCATCAGTTGGGTGGTTCCCCTAAAAGAGTCGCTGATGGTGTCAAAAGGAGCCTTGGTGGCGCCGCCTGCGTAGAAGGGGAAGCCCATGGCCATGATTTTGCCCAGGTAGGCGCCCATGGTGTTGATCCAGTCAAAGCACTGTTTGCCGGCTTCCATGAGGGCCTTGAGGGCTTCCTGCATGGGAGGCGTGCCGATGCCGACCAGCCAGGGGCCCAGCATGGGCAGTTCCATGGCGCCGTAGATGGGCGGCATGTCGGCGAAAGGCGCCAGAGCGCCGTGGGTCCTGGGCATCCAGGTGCGCAGATAAAAGTCCGTGGGGTCGCTGATCAGCTTGCCGTACTCATCGGCCGTCATGTATTCCTTTTCGTGGAACTGGTAGGACAAATTGTCCGGAACGCCCTGGCCGGGCCATTTGTAGAGATTGTACTTCAGGGTCTCCAGGGCCGGGCCGTACATAAGCATGGGCGCGGCGCCGGCGGCGTCCGGCTGGTAGGTTTCACAGAAATCCACGTAAGCCTGGCCTGCGGCGTCGGGGTTGTACATGGCTTCCTTACCGGAAATGCCTTTCATCATGGTCGGCGCAAAGGTGGTCAAGGGCATGACGGGCACGCGCTTGATGGAGTCGTCAAGCCTGAACGCGGCGGCGATCAACCCGGCGCGCTCCTGGTAGGCTGCCTTTGTTTCTTCGCTGATGAACTCGATGCCTTCCCCCGAAATCCATTTGTCCAGGAAGGCGTCTTGCTTTTTTCTGACTTCGCTCATATCTGACATGTTCTCTCCTCCAAAGGTGATCTGTCGGTTTTCAGTTTCATTAGGCGGCCAGCCATTCTTTGCTCTGATTAACGCCCGCCACAGCGTCGGTCACCCAGGCGTCGGCGCCGATGTATTCGCATACCTGCTGGTCCATCTGGGCGCCGCCGATCATAACCTTGTACTTGTCTCTAAGACCCTCTGCAGCCAGTTTTTCCACAAAAGCCTTCATGGGGTCGAAAGCCAGGGTCAGAAGCCCGCTCAGGCCGATAATGTCCGGCTGGAATTCCTTGGCCGCTTCGATGATTTTGTCCGCGGGAACGTCCACGCCCAGGTCCATGACCTCAAAGCCGTTCAGGTCCAGCATCATGCCCACGATGTTCTTGCCGATGTCGTGGATGTCCCCTTCGATGGTGGCGATAAGGTATTTGCCGATTTTTCCGCTCTTGTCCTCGGCGGCGTCTTCCTTCAAATGGGGTTTGATGAGCTCGGAGCCGGTTTTCATCATTTCGCCGGCCATGATCAGCTCAGGCACAAAGTAGGTGTTGGCCTCAAAACGCCTTCCAATTTCTTCCATGGCCTTTTGATAAGCGTCGAAAATCTCACTGGGATCCTTGCCTTCGTCGAGATATTTCTTGGTCAGTTCCATGACTTTGTCTTCCATCATGTCCGCGATGGCGTCGATTAACTCTTGCATGTTTTTTGCCTCCTTAAGGAAGTGTTGTTTTGCGCGCCGTCCGCTCGTAGGCGCGTCCTTCAATTATTTTTCCGGTTTGGGACCGATAAGACCGGCCCTGAATGCCTTGTTGAAACTCATGCAGAACTTGTCGCGGCCCATGAGCATTTCGGATGTCATGATGGCGCCTTTGAGCTCGCGATCGTTGGGGTTGATGATGGCGCTGTCCAGGCCGGCCTGCACAGCCATGGCCATGAAGTAGCGATTGATCAGGGGGCGCAGGGGCATGCCGAACGAAATATTGCTGGCCCCGCCCGTGATGTGCACCTTGGGGAACTCCTGGGTGATGGTCTTGATGGTGTCGTAAGTGACCATGGCGTTGTTGGTGCCGGTGCTGATGGCGATTACCAGGGGATCGATATACAGCTTTTCGTCTTCCAGGCCGCCGTCCCGGGCCATGCCGATCAACTGGCGGATGATCTCCATGCGGCCTTCCACGGTTGCGGGAATGCCCTTGTCATTCAAGGCCAGCAGAATCAGGTCCGTCTTGTGCTCCAAAGCCAGGGGCAGAACGCCGTCGATGCGGGCCTGCTCGCCGCTCACCGAGTTGATCATGGGAGTTTTATTCACGGCGCCCAGGCCGGCCTTGATAGCCGCCGGGTTGGCGCTGTCCAGACAAAGGGGCAAGTCGGAAACCTCCTGGATTTGATTCACCATCCAGACCATGTCCTCAGGCTCCCTGTCCGGGGCCGTGCCTGCATTGACATCCAGAAAAGTGGATCCGCCTTCATCCTGCTCCCTAGCAAGATTCTTGATGAACTCGGCGTCCCTTTCCCGAATTGCGGCTGCCACCGCCTTGCGTGTACCGTTAAGTTTTTCGCCGATGATTATCATTGTTTCCTCCTCCCGGGTTCTCGTTGGTCAATATCCCGGATTGGTTTGTTTTCTATTTCGGCATTTTCCCTTGTTTTGAAAAAGGGAAGATGCTATCAGTCTTCTATAGGACTTGTAGCAAAAGTCTTATAGAGGAGTAAAGCACTTTTTTTAGGATCGCGTTAATTTTTTTTGGAAACCGCCCCTACGCCTATTCCAGAATCGTGCCATTTTGTGGGGCGCCGGGAGTTTGCACGGGTTGTAACTAAAGGATTTTCAATGGAAAACAAAGAGACGACTATTCGGATTCTGCCTGACGGCAATGAAATAAAGGGCAATTCAAACATGACCTTGTTCGAGTCCCTTATGCATCAGGGAATATTTTTAAGGTCCGACTGCGGGGGCAAGGGCAGATGCGGAAAGTGCAAGGTGCTGGTGCAAAACGGGGCCGGAAATTTTGACGAAGTGAAAGCCTGCGTGCACAAAGTGGAGGAGGACGTCTCCATTCAAATTCCCGCGGCCTCGCTTCTTTCCTCTCATGTGATGGACAAGGCGCCCCTGTCCTTTCCCGAGTCTTTTCTTAAAAGGATGGCGGCGAAAAAAAGGCAAACGCCCCGGTACGGCGCCGCCGTTGACTTGGGAACCACCACCATCGCCGTGTATCTTTGCGATTGGGCCAATGGGGAGGTGCTGGGCTCCATCGCCTTAAAGAATCCCCAATCCATGTACGGCGCGGACGTGATCAGCCGGATTAACGCGATAGTGAAAAATCCTGAAAACCTGCCCTATTTGCAGAAGCTGGTCGTTAACAGCATCGAATGGGGCCTGGGCAAGCTGATGCATGCTTCCCAGGCGGGCGCAATCAGCAAGATGGTCGTGGTGGGCAATCCGGCCATGATTCACATTTTCACCGGAGTCAATCCGGAATCCATTGGAAGGGCCCCGTACGAACCGGTTTTTTATGAGGCCAGGGAATGGGATTCCGCCGCCCTTGGGTTCACTTCGAAGCCTTTTGTTGTGCACACCTTGCCTATTGTTTCGGGATTTATCGGCGGGGATACCCTGGCTGCGGCGCTTGCGGCGGTTTTCGACCGCCAGCCGGACGGCGCCTTGTTGATCGACCTGGGCACCAACGGGGAATTGCTTTTCAAAAACAACGGCTCGTTTTACGCCGCGTCCTGCGCCACGGGCCCTGCCTTTGAAGGCGCTGAGCTTGACTGCGGCATGCAGGCCACGCCAGGGGCTATAAACGGCGTCAAAATCAATGGAGATCAGAAAGTGGCTTCCCTTTCAGTGATCGGCGCGAACGGGGGGGACGGCGTGCAGCCGGCCGGCATTTGCGGCCCGGGAGTCATAAACGCCCTGGCCGAGTTGTATCGCAAAGGCGTGGTCAAATCCGGCGGAGGATTTAAGGCCGGAGAGCGGGAGTTTGTTCTGTTCGGAGGGGATCCCAATAACGGGAATCATTCCGTGTACATCTCGCAAAAGGACATCCGGTCCATTCAATTGGGCAAGGGCGCCTTGGCCACGGGCATCGAGTTTCTGCTCATGGAAGCCGGGCTGGTTCAGCCGGAAAAGATTCTTATCGCCGGGGCCTTCGGCAACCATTTGAATAAAGAGGA harbors:
- a CDS encoding uroporphyrinogen decarboxylase family protein, encoding MSDMSEVRKKQDAFLDKWISGEGIEFISEETKAAYQERAGLIAAAFRLDDSIKRVPVMPLTTFAPTMMKGISGKEAMYNPDAAGQAYVDFCETYQPDAAGAAPMLMYGPALETLKYNLYKWPGQGVPDNLSYQFHEKEYMTADEYGKLISDPTDFYLRTWMPRTHGALAPFADMPPIYGAMELPMLGPWLVGIGTPPMQEALKALMEAGKQCFDWINTMGAYLGKIMAMGFPFYAGGATKAPFDTISDSFRGTTQLMMDLYRKPDMVLEAVERLVQPMIDAGVAGAVANNNPIVFIPLHKGADGFMSNAQFEKFYWPTLKKVMYGLAEAGCIPGCFVEGGYNQRLEYLADTSDIRCMYLFDRTDMTKAAEVLGGKVCIAGGFPVSMILTATPEKVEEETKKLIDAAGKDKGYILSIGCALDEGKHDTMLAFCNAAKTHGVY
- a CDS encoding cobalamin B12-binding domain-containing protein — protein: MQELIDAIADMMEDKVMELTKKYLDEGKDPSEIFDAYQKAMEEIGRRFEANTYFVPELIMAGEMMKTGSELIKPHLKEDAAEDKSGKIGKYLIATIEGDIHDIGKNIVGMMLDLNGFEVMDLGVDVPADKIIEAAKEFQPDIIGLSGLLTLAFDPMKAFVEKLAAEGLRDKYKVMIGGAQMDQQVCEYIGADAWVTDAVAGVNQSKEWLAA
- a CDS encoding dihydropteroate synthase; the encoded protein is MIIIGEKLNGTRKAVAAAIRERDAEFIKNLAREQDEGGSTFLDVNAGTAPDREPEDMVWMVNQIQEVSDLPLCLDSANPAAIKAGLGAVNKTPMINSVSGEQARIDGVLPLALEHKTDLILLALNDKGIPATVEGRMEIIRQLIGMARDGGLEDEKLYIDPLVIAISTGTNNAMVTYDTIKTITQEFPKVHITGGASNISFGMPLRPLINRYFMAMAVQAGLDSAIINPNDRELKGAIMTSEMLMGRDKFCMSFNKAFRAGLIGPKPEK
- a CDS encoding ASKHA domain-containing protein translates to MENKETTIRILPDGNEIKGNSNMTLFESLMHQGIFLRSDCGGKGRCGKCKVLVQNGAGNFDEVKACVHKVEEDVSIQIPAASLLSSHVMDKAPLSFPESFLKRMAAKKRQTPRYGAAVDLGTTTIAVYLCDWANGEVLGSIALKNPQSMYGADVISRINAIVKNPENLPYLQKLVVNSIEWGLGKLMHASQAGAISKMVVVGNPAMIHIFTGVNPESIGRAPYEPVFYEAREWDSAALGFTSKPFVVHTLPIVSGFIGGDTLAAALAAVFDRQPDGALLIDLGTNGELLFKNNGSFYAASCATGPAFEGAELDCGMQATPGAINGVKINGDQKVASLSVIGANGGDGVQPAGICGPGVINALAELYRKGVVKSGGGFKAGEREFVLFGGDPNNGNHSVYISQKDIRSIQLGKGALATGIEFLLMEAGLVQPEKILIAGAFGNHLNKEDIICLGMIPDLKSEKIEMAGNSAGAGAVMALCDDLYLQKAIEMAKKIQTIDLAGNVEFQKKFVYNLSFPEGAC